In Pleurodeles waltl isolate 20211129_DDA chromosome 5, aPleWal1.hap1.20221129, whole genome shotgun sequence, the DNA window CAACTCATAATGCTCATGTTCGACATCTGATGTCGGCACTCTTGCATCCAGCTGATATTTGAGTCCAGAATGCAATTTGCTTTGAACCTGTTCTCCAGTGCCCGAAGACAGAGCCTGGGAAAAGGCTTTAAACTGTAATTTTTTTGGGAGAGGAATTTGACCACAGGTTCCCTGGGGCCCAAGGCAACGGCACATGCACTGGAAAAAGAAGGTTGCGAATGCCCAGCTGATGCACATTATTAGCATCATGAAGGTACCTAGCTGGGTGTATGCTAATACGGTGGAGGGCATCATCATAGCTCCAGCGACAAAAGTGGTCAATGCAGCCATTGCAATAGCAGATCCCATGCGGCTCAGAGAGAAGACTACTTTTCCCTCTCTGTCCGGTTCAGGAGCTAAACGGTAGGCAACCCCGTAATGGACAGCAAAATCCACAGATAAGCCAACAGCTACAGAAATGGTCACAGATTCTAACACATTTAGCTCCCAACCGAGCAGGACCAAGGAACCTACTGTAACAAATATGGTTCCAGCGATTGAAATGATTGCATACAGACTTATAATGACATTCCATGTCGTAACTAACATTACGCTGAAGGCAACAGCCACTGACAGCCCCATCGCAATTAAAGTACCATCTGAAAGACTGTCCTGCAGGTCATAGAATTCTAAGTTGCTCACAAACCAACCGTGACTGAGACCCGCAGGAGCAGTTGCTAGCTCAGCTGAGATCCAGGAATCCACTTCTTTGTAAAATCGATGCATTTTCTCATAGGCTAGTGTGAAAAGATAGGTGCTTTGGAACTCCAAAACTACAGCTCTGATAGTATCGTTTCTATCAAACCTAGGACCTGGAGTCTTGCTGTCTAAATGGTATCCAGTACTTCTTTCAATTTCCATTATTGCTCTCTTTATGCAAAGTTCAAACACTTCTTGTTTAAAGGGAAATTTTGTCTGGCTGCAGCAGGGGTAATGAGAAGGCTCATCACAGTCATTTTCCATCCACTGTTTAAAAGTCTCGATGAAGCAGCTGGTGAAGTCTTGCTCATCTGGTTGGTGAAAAAACGTTTGGTTCctcaacttttggcaaaaattataaatccagatctgtgattcTTGGCTTGCTATATTAAAGCTACTGTCCAATTTCAGCTTTCCTTTACTTTTGGGGTTCAAGGGATCTCCGTTGTCTTCTGGAGACACACCCCAAATTATGGTGATGGGCATATGAAGTTCTTCTCCATGGTGGACACGTTCAAACATGAAAAGTTTTTTGTATTCCGCATCATAACGCTCAAAAGGATGAGATGACCTAAAAACCTGAAACTCTGAAAGCTCTAGTGAAGGCAGCTTCATCTTTGGATTAATACATACAATATATGCACCACCAACAGTTAAGGCAAGAAACCAGAATAACCAGATGTACCGAAATTTGATGACAATGCATGGTAGAACTTTTTCAAAAAATATCCGAGATGCTTCGGAGACTGCAAAGAGAAGGTCTTGGAACTTTTGGCACAAAAGTGTCCAACAATGTTTATGGTTGTATACATGCTGCTGAGGTTTTCGAAAGCAATCAAATACATTGAGAAGATACCGCTCATGGAGCACGACTACTGCAGGTAGCCACGTTACCATTAAAACATAATTCACCAATATGGCTGTGCCGGCATAAATACCAAAACACCGAATTGCAGTGATATTGCTCACATAATTGGCATAAAAGGCAGCTGCGGTGGTAAAGCTGGTAACAAACATAGAAAGAGCAGCATGTTGCAGGGTGATGCTAACTGTTTCAGATGTTTCAGCATGGGGTTTGTCAAATTTTGTGTAGTTCCACACGTCACACAGGACAAACGCATCATCTGctccgattccaacaagtataatTAGTGCAGTAAGGTTCATGAAAGGAAAGAACTCAAACTTAAATACTACTCGATACAGAAAGTAAGACACAATTAGAGAGCTAATTATTGCAAACATGGTCATTAGCGTGATAAACATGGACCTAGTATATACACACATGACTATAAGAACAATTGCAATGGCAATAGCAGGATACACAGTATCCATTAAAAGATAATCCTGGAATAAACTATGTTTGATCCCAAACTCAATTCCTGTGATGGTGGTTATCCCATCCGAACAGTTCCAGTTCTCAAAATTGTCCAAGTAAATGTTCATCATGCTCTCCCCCTTTTCTGTTGGTGAGAAAAGCATGCTGTACTTTAAAGCTGGTACGACATAGTCGACTGTCTTTGGGCTTAAGAAGTCTTTGTCCACCAAGTAGTGAAGAACCTGGTAGACGGCGTTGTACTTGGTACATTTACGAGGCACGTTTGTACACTTCAGCTGGTCTTTTCGCTTGGATGCCATATCCCAGCAGTCTGACCCCAGGGTACCATTGTAGTAGTATTTGGCACATGTGCGAAGTAGCTTCACAGTATGGGAAACATCACGCTCTACAATTTTCTGACAGGATGATCTGTTATTAAGAATCGCAATATAGTTTCCGAGTGTCCAACTAGGGCAGCACGAATCGGGAGTAGCTCGCTGGCACAGATCACCGAACTGAGGATGGGATCTAATCTGTGAGAAGAGAAAAATATAACTTGATTTCAGTTAAACGTTGTGAGTATGTGTTAATTTACGGAGGAAACTTAGTGGCACATTAACATTTTAGTAGACACTATACATTATTTGAAAACAATTTTAATTTACAAGCAACCATAAACCAGgacaatatctgttttttatttatttttgttttagtatCTGGGAAGGAGTGACAAACATTTGACGATATCCTGACACTGCGTGGCCCTGGATTTAGAAAAATACTCACAAAAATTATTAAAAACTTAAAAGAACAATGGTAGTATGGAAAACTAAAGAGTACATATATAAAGGGTCCTCAACACCTTTTCAACCATCTTATATTGGCCTATTGCAGACCTAAATTTAATTATGGTGTATCTGTTCTTGGTAAGGCCCTCTTTCCCAGTGGGTTCAGTTTACAGTAATGAGCTACAACTACCCAATAAATAAAGACAAATA includes these proteins:
- the DISP1 gene encoding protein dispatched homolog 1 isoform X3, which codes for MATSECVVLGNGSIPSNATSLSFPATGDGDSAAHLLAAKDAPRAKVSPNGCLHLNGTVKPSSLPLDNQRTAAMSSPCFHHCPHHHSFTSHNSPQDCHSLAGSMAPSPMTSCCLQTHTEYSAASVCQNHSPMYQTACCFQHSPSFCLHHQWPDHFQHQPVPQHVANIRPVKPCKLPKSYSALIADWPVVVLGMCTLLIVVCALAGILVPDLPDFSDPLLGFEPRGTAIGQRLVTWNNMVKNTGYQATLANYPFKYADEQAKSHQDDRWPGEREKRQADWNFHKDSFFCDVPSDHYSRVVFTSADGENLWNLQAIKSMCNIDNLKIRSHPQFGDLCQRATPDSCCPSWTLGNYIAILNNRSSCQKIVERDVSHTVKLLRTCAKYYYNGTLGSDCWDMASKRKDQLKCTNVPRKCTKYNAVYQVLHYLVDKDFLSPKTVDYVVPALKYSMLFSPTEKGESMMNIYLDNFENWNCSDGITTITGIEFGIKHSLFQDYLLMDTVYPAIAIAIVLIVMCVYTRSMFITLMTMFAIISSLIVSYFLYRVVFKFEFFPFMNLTALIILVGIGADDAFVLCDVWNYTKFDKPHAETSETVSITLQHAALSMFVTSFTTAAAFYANYVSNITAIRCFGIYAGTAILVNYVLMVTWLPAVVVLHERYLLNVFDCFRKPQQHVYNHKHCWTLLCQKFQDLLFAVSEASRIFFEKVLPCIVIKFRYIWLFWFLALTVGGAYIVCINPKMKLPSLELSEFQVFRSSHPFERYDAEYKKLFMFERVHHGEELHMPITIIWGVSPEDNGDPLNPKSKGKLKLDSSFNIASQESQIWIYNFCQKLRNQTFFHQPDEQDFTSCFIETFKQWMENDCDEPSHYPCCSQTKFPFKQEVFELCIKRAIMEIERSTGYHLDSKTPGPRFDRNDTIRAVVLEFQSTYLFTLAYEKMHRFYKEVDSWISAELATAPAGLSHGWFVSNLEFYDLQDSLSDGTLIAMGLSVAVAFSVMLVTTWNVIISLYAIISIAGTIFVTVGSLVLLGWELNVLESVTISVAVGLSVDFAVHYGVAYRLAPEPDREGKVVFSLSRMGSAIAMAALTTFVAGAMMMPSTVLAYTQLGTFMMLIMCISWAFATFFFQCMCRCLGPQGTCGQIPLPKKLQFKAFSQALSSGTGEQVQSKLHSGLKYQLDARVPTSDVEHEHYELEPLASHSHTTLEKTTYEDPHAISELPNGRPQNASIPVLAPYNKVEVNPDHKAESCSAMLQTSVDEHSMYELLPQNRECGCPGGYPERRMNWNPHSCQQLGDGFCYQCVPSSGSLLQIKHSRSPALPDLSELIVHPVQHCSCSAGVIKRPIMPNSLPRNFFLHSVHQLPTNESLNKMDGQSLHCADENVRTLTTATHSSPFVCRSDGSFITPCSFLIGSERTLQLANQRGLYKNGSKCEFREKLETVNDTVDTSVSKIKKKGMTDQNTTQPDSLLIAKYINQNDQNLTMNFTARKSGFEPCHESSQCCDRRLTVKCNSADCQMPNIEANVPAVLTHSELSSESLC
- the DISP1 gene encoding protein dispatched homolog 1 isoform X2, which gives rise to MFRSLYKRDYGATVTRHRTTPGCLRTWRMATSECVVLGNGSIPSNATSLSFPATGDGDSAAHLLAAKDAPRAKVSPNGCLHLNGTVKPSSLPLDNQRTAAMSSPCFHHCPHHHSFTSHNSPQDCHSLAGSMAPSPMTSCCLQTHTEYSAASVCQNHSPMYQTACCFQHSPSFCLHHQWPDHFQHQPVPQHVANIRPVKPCKLPKSYSALIADWPVVVLGMCTLLIVVCALAGILVPDLPDFSDPLLGFEPRGTAIGQRLVTWNNMVKNTGYQATLANYPFKYADEQAKSHQDDRWPGEREKRQADWNFHKDSFFCDVPSDHYSRVVFTSADGENLWNLQAIKSMCNIDNLKIRSHPQFGDLCQRATPDSCCPSWTLGNYIAILNNRSSCQKIVERDVSHTVKLLRTCAKYYYNGTLGSDCWDMASKRKDQLKCTNVPRKCTKYNAVYQVLHYLVDKDFLSPKTVDYVVPALKYSMLFSPTEKGESMMNIYLDNFENWNCSDGITTITGIEFGIKHSLFQDYLLMDTVYPAIAIAIVLIVMCVYTRSMFITLMTMFAIISSLIVSYFLYRVVFKFEFFPFMNLTALIILVGIGADDAFVLCDVWNYTKFDKPHAETSETVSITLQHAALSMFVTSFTTAAAFYANYVSNITAIRCFGIYAGTAILVNYVLMVTWLPAVVVLHERYLLNVFDCFRKPQQHVYNHKHCWTLLCQKFQDLLFAVSEASRIFFEKVLPCIVIKFRYIWLFWFLALTVGGAYIVCINPKMKLPSLELSEFQVFRSSHPFERYDAEYKKLFMFERVHHGEELHMPITIIWGVSPEDNGDPLNPKSKGKLKLDSSFNIASQESQIWIYNFCQKLRNQTFFHQPDEQDFTSCFIETFKQWMENDCDEPSHYPCCSQTKFPFKQEVFELCIKRAIMEIERSTGYHLDSKTPGPRFDRNDTIRAVVLEFQSTYLFTLAYEKMHRFYKEVDSWISAELATAPAGLSHGWFVSNLEFYDLQDSLSDGTLIAMGLSVAVAFSVMLVTTWNVIISLYAIISIAGTIFVTVGSLVLLGWELNVLESVTISVAVGLSVDFAVHYGVAYRLAPEPDREGKVVFSLSRMGSAIAMAALTTFVAGAMMMPSTVLAYTQLGTFMMLIMCISWAFATFFFQCMCRCLGPQGTCGQIPLPKKLQFKAFSQALSSGTGEQVQSKLHSGLKYQLDARVPTSDVEHEHYELEPLASHSHTTLEKTTYEDPHAISELPNGRPQNASIPVLAPYNKVEVNPDHKAESCSAMLQTSVDEHSMYELLPQNRECGCPGGYPERRMNWNPHSCQQLGDGFCYQCVPSSGSLLQIKHSRSPALPDLSELIVHPVQHCSCSAGVIKRPIMPNSLPRNFFLHSVHQLPTNESLNKMDGQSLHCADENVRTLTTATHSSPFVCRSDGSFITPCSFLIGSERTLQLANQRGLYKNGSKCEFREKLETVNDTVDTSVSKIKKKGMTDQNTTQPDSLLIAKYINQNDQNLTMNFTARKSGFEPCHESSQCCDRRLTVKCNSADCQMPNIEANVPAVLTHSELSSESLC
- the DISP1 gene encoding protein dispatched homolog 1 isoform X1, yielding MSPQYPGGPTSRRVTSAPAVAAERGPRGGAGGGGARGVSAPRADGWRALPGARAPGTRRALSVQTCLCLQRCGPLPGTTCCRHATPGRRAPWRAAVRPRQRDQLRRTTPGCLRTWRMATSECVVLGNGSIPSNATSLSFPATGDGDSAAHLLAAKDAPRAKVSPNGCLHLNGTVKPSSLPLDNQRTAAMSSPCFHHCPHHHSFTSHNSPQDCHSLAGSMAPSPMTSCCLQTHTEYSAASVCQNHSPMYQTACCFQHSPSFCLHHQWPDHFQHQPVPQHVANIRPVKPCKLPKSYSALIADWPVVVLGMCTLLIVVCALAGILVPDLPDFSDPLLGFEPRGTAIGQRLVTWNNMVKNTGYQATLANYPFKYADEQAKSHQDDRWPGEREKRQADWNFHKDSFFCDVPSDHYSRVVFTSADGENLWNLQAIKSMCNIDNLKIRSHPQFGDLCQRATPDSCCPSWTLGNYIAILNNRSSCQKIVERDVSHTVKLLRTCAKYYYNGTLGSDCWDMASKRKDQLKCTNVPRKCTKYNAVYQVLHYLVDKDFLSPKTVDYVVPALKYSMLFSPTEKGESMMNIYLDNFENWNCSDGITTITGIEFGIKHSLFQDYLLMDTVYPAIAIAIVLIVMCVYTRSMFITLMTMFAIISSLIVSYFLYRVVFKFEFFPFMNLTALIILVGIGADDAFVLCDVWNYTKFDKPHAETSETVSITLQHAALSMFVTSFTTAAAFYANYVSNITAIRCFGIYAGTAILVNYVLMVTWLPAVVVLHERYLLNVFDCFRKPQQHVYNHKHCWTLLCQKFQDLLFAVSEASRIFFEKVLPCIVIKFRYIWLFWFLALTVGGAYIVCINPKMKLPSLELSEFQVFRSSHPFERYDAEYKKLFMFERVHHGEELHMPITIIWGVSPEDNGDPLNPKSKGKLKLDSSFNIASQESQIWIYNFCQKLRNQTFFHQPDEQDFTSCFIETFKQWMENDCDEPSHYPCCSQTKFPFKQEVFELCIKRAIMEIERSTGYHLDSKTPGPRFDRNDTIRAVVLEFQSTYLFTLAYEKMHRFYKEVDSWISAELATAPAGLSHGWFVSNLEFYDLQDSLSDGTLIAMGLSVAVAFSVMLVTTWNVIISLYAIISIAGTIFVTVGSLVLLGWELNVLESVTISVAVGLSVDFAVHYGVAYRLAPEPDREGKVVFSLSRMGSAIAMAALTTFVAGAMMMPSTVLAYTQLGTFMMLIMCISWAFATFFFQCMCRCLGPQGTCGQIPLPKKLQFKAFSQALSSGTGEQVQSKLHSGLKYQLDARVPTSDVEHEHYELEPLASHSHTTLEKTTYEDPHAISELPNGRPQNASIPVLAPYNKVEVNPDHKAESCSAMLQTSVDEHSMYELLPQNRECGCPGGYPERRMNWNPHSCQQLGDGFCYQCVPSSGSLLQIKHSRSPALPDLSELIVHPVQHCSCSAGVIKRPIMPNSLPRNFFLHSVHQLPTNESLNKMDGQSLHCADENVRTLTTATHSSPFVCRSDGSFITPCSFLIGSERTLQLANQRGLYKNGSKCEFREKLETVNDTVDTSVSKIKKKGMTDQNTTQPDSLLIAKYINQNDQNLTMNFTARKSGFEPCHESSQCCDRRLTVKCNSADCQMPNIEANVPAVLTHSELSSESLC